From the Acidovorax sp. NCPPB 3576 genome, the window CAGGGCGGCCAGGGTGGTCTTCAGGAATTTCATTTGTCTGCCTCGTCTCTTTTGCTGTTGGAAATACGTTTTGGGGGGAGAAATCGGTGAAAGGGCCAAGCCCCGTTCAGACAGGGGCGGTGAATTCTGGCTCGGGCATGCCCTGGGTTCCCGGGCGCAATGCGAAGACACCGCCGGCCAACGGCTGGTCCGACAGGTCCACGCCTGCGGGGCGGATGGAGGTGACATACAGCGTGTCGAGCTGCGGGCCGCCGAAAGCGCACATGGCGGGCTTTTTCACCGGCACGGCCAGGGAGCGGTCGAGCCGGCCGTCGGGCGTGAAGCGGTGCACCAGGCCCGCGTCGTTGCCGCAGATCCAGTAGCCGCCGTCCACGTCGATCGCTGCGCCATCAGGGCGGCCCGGCAGCGGATTCATGTCGGCGAACAGGCGCCGGCGGCTGGGTGTGCCGGTGTCGGTGTCGTAGTCGAAGGCCCAGATCGCCTGCACCTGCGGGTGCGAATCCGAAAGGTACATCGTGCGTCCATCGGGGCTGAAGGCGATGCCGTTGGGCACGATCAACTCGCCCAGCGCGAGGTCGGTGCCCGTGCCGGCGGCCAGTTCCTGCGCACCGAACCGGTACACCTTGCCCACGCGGGCGGCGGCGCCCATGTCCTGCAGCATGGTGC encodes:
- a CDS encoding SMP-30/gluconolactonase/LRE family protein, which gives rise to MNASAQLVLDARCATGESPVWRAAEQALYWADIPQGVLHRWSAQTGEQAQWKAPEMIACIAPWAGQPGRWLAGLESGWFQLDLPDGGATAGPLRAQRLATADHAQAGMRFNDGRCDRQGRFIAGTMLQDMGAAARVGKVYRFGAQELAAGTGTDLALGELIVPNGIAFSPDGRTMYLSDSHPQVQAIWAFDYDTDTGTPSRRRLFADMNPLPGRPDGAAIDVDGGYWICGNDAGLVHRFTPDGRLDRSLAVPVKKPAMCAFGGPQLDTLYVTSIRPAGVDLSDQPLAGGVFALRPGTQGMPEPEFTAPV